From a region of the Mycolicibacterium sp. MU0050 genome:
- a CDS encoding fasciclin domain-containing protein — protein sequence MTTRLKTLGVAAAAAAIAISTAITAHAEEPTTEDVPGAPDVHGSGCDALKEELGPDGLDRIFKQSASAAIAAIPSLSTYSSAISGGLNPAVNVVNVLDNGPYNVFAPTDEAFAKLDPAELEALKADPDRLYATVYYSMSLGLLGPEDVHGKLTSQEGRQITVTGKGGDIKVDDTAKVVCAGVTAENAKIYLIDTVLSPDNALPATATTTTSPTETTEATETTEPSETTETSEAVEPTETTETEAA from the coding sequence ATGACGACCCGGCTGAAGACCCTTGGCGTAGCCGCGGCCGCCGCTGCCATCGCCATCTCCACCGCCATCACGGCCCATGCCGAGGAGCCGACCACCGAGGATGTCCCCGGTGCGCCGGACGTGCACGGCTCCGGCTGTGACGCGCTGAAGGAGGAGCTGGGACCCGACGGACTGGACCGGATCTTCAAGCAGTCGGCTTCCGCCGCGATCGCCGCCATCCCGTCGCTGAGCACCTACAGCTCGGCGATCTCCGGCGGCCTGAACCCGGCCGTCAACGTGGTCAACGTGCTGGACAACGGCCCCTACAACGTGTTCGCGCCCACCGACGAGGCGTTCGCGAAGCTGGACCCCGCCGAGCTCGAAGCGCTCAAGGCCGACCCGGACCGCCTCTACGCGACGGTGTACTACAGCATGTCCCTCGGCCTGCTGGGCCCCGAGGACGTGCACGGCAAGCTGACCTCCCAGGAGGGCAGGCAGATCACCGTGACCGGCAAGGGCGGCGACATCAAGGTCGACGACACCGCCAAGGTGGTGTGCGCCGGCGTCACCGCGGAAAACGCCAAGATCTACCTGATCGACACGGTGCTGTCGCCGGACAACGCGCTGCCCGCTACCGCAACCACCACGACGTCGCCGACGGAGACCACCGAGGCGACCGAGACCACCGAGCCGAGCGAGACCACGGAGACCTCGGAGGCCGTAGAGCCGACGGAGACCACCGAAACGGAAGCCGCCTAG
- a CDS encoding NAD(P)H-binding protein, producing METMRILVTGASGYIGSRLVAALLDDGHQVIAAGREPRKFDSYGWRDRVDVVALDAGDAESVSAALSAAGAVDVLYYLVHGIGATDFREADNRAAANVAAAAAAAGVGRIVYLGGFVPDGDELSEHLASRAEVAEALHVPGGAEVVWLGAAMIIGAGSTSFEMLRYTGDRFVLMPMPRWARHPIDPISIRDVLYYLVAAAKPEVRAGAYDICGPTTTTYGELMHTYARLAGSWRAGVQVRGVDTAVLSRLTAVALPVPGGLAADLVASLDYPMTASEHRLSDQVPDPAGGLLGIEEAIRRSLVVNEPAPVDRLADPHHLADTDAAWAGGDTLRIQRLAATVTPPFARPALGLLAAVPKPVAGALRVGLDALADLFPKSTPPEAS from the coding sequence GTGGAAACAATGCGCATCCTGGTCACCGGTGCCTCCGGGTACATCGGCTCACGATTGGTGGCCGCGTTGCTCGACGACGGTCACCAGGTGATCGCCGCGGGCCGCGAGCCACGCAAATTCGACTCCTACGGGTGGCGCGACCGTGTGGACGTGGTCGCCCTCGACGCGGGCGACGCCGAGTCGGTGTCCGCGGCGCTGTCGGCCGCGGGTGCCGTGGACGTCCTCTACTACTTGGTGCACGGCATCGGCGCGACCGACTTCCGCGAGGCCGACAACCGGGCCGCGGCCAACGTCGCCGCGGCGGCCGCGGCCGCCGGGGTGGGCCGCATCGTCTACCTGGGCGGGTTCGTGCCCGACGGTGACGAACTGTCCGAACATCTGGCCAGCCGCGCCGAAGTCGCCGAGGCCCTGCACGTTCCCGGCGGAGCGGAGGTGGTGTGGCTGGGCGCGGCCATGATCATCGGGGCGGGTTCGACGTCCTTCGAGATGTTGCGTTACACCGGGGACCGGTTCGTGTTGATGCCCATGCCGCGCTGGGCGCGCCACCCGATAGATCCCATCTCCATCCGCGATGTCCTCTACTACCTGGTGGCCGCCGCCAAGCCGGAGGTCCGGGCGGGCGCCTACGACATCTGCGGGCCGACGACCACCACCTACGGCGAGCTGATGCACACCTATGCCCGGCTGGCCGGATCCTGGCGGGCCGGCGTGCAGGTGCGGGGCGTGGACACCGCGGTGTTGTCCCGCCTGACGGCGGTGGCCCTGCCGGTCCCGGGTGGATTGGCCGCCGATCTGGTTGCCTCCCTTGACTATCCGATGACCGCCTCGGAGCACCGGCTCAGCGACCAGGTGCCGGACCCGGCCGGCGGGCTGCTGGGTATCGAGGAGGCGATCCGGCGGTCGCTGGTGGTCAACGAGCCCGCGCCGGTCGACCGCCTGGCTGATCCGCATCATCTCGCCGACACCGATGCCGCCTGGGCCGGCGGCGACACGCTGCGCATCCAGCGGCTGGCCGCCACGGTCACCCCGCCGTTCGCCCGCCCGGCCCTCGGGTTGCTGGCCGCGGTGCCCAAGCCCGTCGCCGGTGCGCTGCGGGTGGGGCTGGACGCCCTCGCCGACCTGTTCCCCAAGTCGACTCCGCCGGAGGCCTCGTGA
- a CDS encoding CPBP family intramembrane glutamic endopeptidase: protein MTTWLDRVSAVVETAAPPQREEPSVVRRRRIVVVVGGVLGAVLLGISLTRQPGDASFYWLTLALAAVWALAAVASGPLRLGTLPWGEGGRRPVLLGVGVGLATGAAFVVGALIVQQIEVIAEPVGEVMRFANQGVLPLVVAITLINGVAEELFFRGALYTALEGTRPVLFSTLLYIVATLASGNPMLGFAAVVLGLICALERRATGGVLAPVLTHLVWGLIMVLVLPQIFAGT from the coding sequence GTGACCACGTGGTTGGACCGGGTGAGCGCCGTCGTCGAGACCGCGGCGCCCCCGCAGCGGGAGGAGCCGTCGGTGGTGCGGCGGCGGCGCATCGTCGTGGTGGTCGGCGGGGTGCTGGGTGCGGTGCTGTTGGGGATCTCCCTGACGCGACAACCCGGCGATGCGAGCTTCTACTGGCTCACGCTCGCGCTGGCCGCGGTGTGGGCGCTGGCTGCGGTGGCGTCCGGGCCGCTGCGGTTGGGCACGCTGCCGTGGGGGGAGGGTGGGCGTCGGCCGGTGCTCCTCGGTGTCGGCGTCGGACTGGCCACGGGTGCGGCGTTCGTGGTCGGCGCGTTGATCGTGCAGCAGATCGAGGTCATCGCCGAACCGGTCGGCGAGGTCATGCGGTTCGCCAACCAGGGCGTGCTTCCGCTGGTGGTGGCGATCACCCTGATCAACGGGGTCGCTGAGGAATTGTTTTTCCGCGGCGCCCTGTACACGGCGCTGGAAGGCACACGGCCGGTGCTGTTTTCGACGCTGCTGTACATCGTCGCCACGCTGGCATCGGGCAATCCGATGCTGGGCTTCGCCGCGGTGGTGCTGGGGTTGATCTGTGCGCTGGAGCGCCGCGCGACCGGCGGGGTGCTCGCGCCGGTGCTCACCCACCTGGTGTGGGGGCTCATCATGGTGTTGGTCCTGCCGCAGATCTTCGCCGGTACCTGA
- the tet(V) gene encoding tetracycline efflux MFS transporter Tet(V), whose translation MRAPGGWRVLAPFRFREYRLLIAAVSITIFAEGMWAVVMALQVMELNHDPAALSLVATCLGVGLVAFVLVGGIAADRFPQRTIIIVVEAVNLAAVSAVAVLGLLDLLRVWHMAVAAGALGIAAAFFFPAYSAYLPRILPAGQLLAANGVEGVMRPVLQRAAGPAVAGVLVGVTFPTLGAVTVAVLFAIGLTLLIATRPVRNGFVVEPERLQRRVLTDLRDGFLFMVKTPWLLWTLLFASMFVLLIIGPIEVLLPFITADRFEDGARMYGLVLAAFGIGGALGALGVSSRRLPRRYLTVMMLMWGAGSLPLVVIGWTSSFPLMALAAFLVGVTDGAGMVIWGTLLQRRVPPAMLGRVSSLDFFVSLAFMPVSMAIAGPLSKVVSMQAIFAVAGSLPIVLALIALWAARMPRDEIAHPLDT comes from the coding sequence GTGCGTGCGCCCGGCGGTTGGCGGGTGCTCGCACCGTTCCGGTTCCGCGAATACCGCCTGTTGATCGCCGCGGTCTCGATCACGATCTTCGCCGAGGGCATGTGGGCTGTGGTGATGGCTCTGCAGGTCATGGAGCTCAACCACGACCCGGCGGCGCTGTCGCTGGTCGCCACCTGCCTGGGTGTCGGCCTGGTCGCCTTCGTCCTGGTCGGCGGCATCGCCGCGGACCGGTTCCCGCAACGCACCATCATCATCGTCGTCGAGGCGGTGAACCTCGCCGCGGTGAGCGCGGTGGCCGTCCTCGGTCTCCTGGATCTGCTGCGGGTCTGGCACATGGCGGTCGCGGCCGGGGCGCTCGGGATCGCCGCGGCGTTCTTCTTCCCCGCCTACAGCGCCTATCTCCCGCGGATCCTGCCCGCCGGCCAACTGCTGGCCGCCAACGGCGTCGAGGGCGTCATGCGCCCGGTGTTGCAGCGGGCCGCCGGCCCGGCAGTCGCGGGTGTGCTTGTGGGCGTGACGTTTCCGACGCTCGGGGCGGTGACGGTCGCGGTGTTGTTCGCCATCGGCCTGACCCTGCTGATTGCCACCCGCCCGGTCCGCAACGGCTTCGTCGTCGAACCGGAACGGCTGCAGCGACGGGTGCTCACCGACCTACGCGACGGCTTTCTGTTCATGGTGAAGACGCCGTGGCTGCTGTGGACCCTGCTGTTCGCCAGCATGTTCGTGCTGCTGATCATCGGCCCCATCGAGGTGCTGCTGCCGTTCATCACCGCGGACCGGTTCGAGGACGGTGCGCGGATGTACGGCCTGGTGTTGGCGGCGTTCGGAATCGGCGGGGCGCTGGGCGCTCTCGGGGTGTCCTCCCGACGTCTGCCGCGCCGCTATCTGACGGTGATGATGCTGATGTGGGGCGCCGGTTCGTTACCCCTGGTGGTCATCGGCTGGACCAGTTCGTTCCCGCTGATGGCGCTGGCGGCCTTTCTGGTCGGCGTCACCGACGGTGCGGGCATGGTGATCTGGGGGACGTTGCTGCAACGACGGGTGCCGCCGGCGATGCTCGGCCGGGTGTCGAGCCTGGACTTCTTCGTCTCGCTGGCGTTCATGCCGGTGTCGATGGCGATCGCGGGACCGCTGTCGAAGGTGGTGTCGATGCAGGCCATCTTCGCGGTCGCGGGTTCACTGCCGATTGTGTTGGCGCTCATCGCGTTGTGGGCCGCCCGGATGCCCCGCGACGAGATCGCCCATCCGTTGGACACCTGA
- a CDS encoding enoyl-CoA hydratase → MTDSGLDALAPVDGLLVDLTDGVLSVTIDRPDSLNSVNPQVFRAMADTLERAAADSRVRVVRLGGSGRGFCSGAGIGADDTGDGHAPMETLHEGNRAIRAIVNFPRPVVAVVQGPAAGIGVSLALASDVVLASEKAFFLLAFTKIGLMPDGGASALVAAAIGRIRAMKMALLADRVTAADALAWGMVSAVYPADALEAEANAVIQRLAAGPAVAYARTKHAINGATLAELDATLSHETGGQHQLLSGGDFAEGVLAFQEKRSPNFTDS, encoded by the coding sequence ATCACTGATTCCGGCTTGGACGCGCTTGCACCGGTCGACGGCCTGCTTGTCGACCTGACCGACGGGGTGCTCTCGGTCACCATCGACCGACCCGACAGCCTCAACTCGGTGAACCCGCAGGTGTTCCGCGCCATGGCCGACACGCTGGAGCGCGCCGCCGCCGACTCCCGCGTGCGCGTGGTCCGCCTCGGGGGCAGCGGGCGGGGGTTCTGCTCCGGGGCCGGCATCGGTGCCGACGACACCGGCGACGGCCATGCGCCCATGGAGACCCTGCACGAGGGCAACCGGGCGATCCGCGCGATCGTCAACTTTCCCCGGCCCGTCGTGGCCGTGGTGCAGGGCCCGGCCGCCGGCATCGGGGTGTCGCTGGCGCTGGCGAGCGACGTCGTACTGGCGTCCGAGAAGGCGTTCTTCCTGCTGGCCTTCACCAAGATCGGTCTGATGCCCGACGGTGGCGCCTCGGCGCTGGTCGCCGCGGCGATCGGCCGCATCCGCGCCATGAAGATGGCCCTGCTGGCCGACCGGGTGACCGCGGCCGACGCCCTGGCGTGGGGCATGGTCAGCGCCGTCTACCCGGCCGACGCGCTCGAAGCCGAGGCGAATGCGGTGATCCAGCGGCTGGCCGCCGGCCCCGCGGTGGCCTACGCGAGGACCAAGCACGCGATCAACGGCGCCACGCTGGCCGAGTTGGACGCGACGCTGTCCCACGAGACCGGCGGGCAACACCAGCTGCTGAGCGGCGGCGACTTCGCCGAGGGCGTCCTCGCCTTCCAGGAGAAGCGCAGCCCCAACTTCACCGACAGCTGA
- a CDS encoding CaiB/BaiF CoA-transferase family protein, with protein MAGPLQGLRVVELAGIGPGPHAAMILGDLGADVVRVDRPSKAAGVPMPPRDAMLRNRRSVTADLKSAEGKELVLNLISKADVLIEGFRPGVTERLGLGPEDCAKVNERLIYARMTGWGQDGPRALQAGHDINYISLNGVLHAVGRKGERPVPPLNLAGDFGGGSMFLIVGILAALWERQTSGKGQVVDAAMVDGSSVLIQMMWAFRAAGMWSDERGTNMLDTGAPYYDTYETADGKYVAVGAIEPQFYAAMLEGLGLDPAELPAQNDVAGWPQLKKVFTETFAKHDRAHWAQVFAGTDACVTPVLSFGEVLDEPHIVERDTFYDAGDDGLQPRPAPRFSRSVPATPTPPRAPGADNDSVLRDWA; from the coding sequence GTGGCGGGACCACTTCAGGGATTGCGAGTCGTCGAACTGGCCGGGATCGGACCCGGCCCCCACGCGGCGATGATTCTGGGCGACCTCGGCGCCGACGTGGTGCGCGTCGACCGTCCGTCCAAGGCCGCGGGCGTCCCGATGCCCCCGCGCGACGCGATGTTGCGCAATCGTCGTTCGGTGACCGCGGATCTGAAGTCCGCGGAGGGCAAGGAACTGGTCCTGAATCTGATCAGTAAGGCCGACGTGCTGATCGAGGGCTTTCGGCCCGGTGTCACCGAGCGTCTGGGCCTGGGCCCGGAGGACTGCGCCAAGGTCAACGAGCGGCTGATCTACGCCCGGATGACCGGGTGGGGTCAGGACGGGCCGCGGGCGCTGCAGGCCGGCCACGACATCAACTACATCTCGCTGAACGGCGTGCTGCACGCGGTCGGCCGCAAGGGCGAGCGGCCGGTGCCGCCGCTGAACCTCGCCGGTGACTTCGGCGGTGGCTCGATGTTCCTGATCGTCGGCATCCTCGCCGCGCTGTGGGAGCGTCAGACCTCCGGCAAGGGCCAGGTCGTCGACGCCGCGATGGTCGACGGTTCCAGCGTGTTGATCCAGATGATGTGGGCCTTCCGGGCCGCCGGCATGTGGTCCGACGAGCGTGGCACCAACATGCTCGACACCGGCGCCCCCTACTACGACACCTACGAGACCGCCGACGGCAAGTACGTCGCGGTGGGGGCCATCGAGCCGCAGTTCTACGCCGCGATGCTCGAGGGCCTGGGCCTGGACCCGGCCGAATTGCCGGCGCAGAACGACGTCGCCGGATGGCCGCAGCTCAAGAAGGTCTTCACCGAGACCTTTGCCAAGCACGACCGGGCCCACTGGGCCCAGGTGTTCGCCGGTACGGACGCCTGTGTGACGCCGGTGCTGTCGTTCGGGGAGGTGCTCGACGAGCCGCACATCGTCGAGCGGGACACCTTCTACGACGCTGGCGACGACGGCCTGCAGCCCCGGCCGGCCCCGCGGTTCTCCCGCTCTGTCCCCGCGACGCCGACCCCGCCGCGGGCGCCCGGCGCCGACAACGATTCGGTGCTGCGCGACTGGGCGTAA
- a CDS encoding 3-hydroxyacyl-CoA dehydrogenase encodes MEIKDSVAVVTGGASGLGLATTKRLLERGASVVVIDLKGEDAVKELGARARFVEANVTDPDSVSAALDVAEEMGPLRINVNCAGIGNAIKTLSKNGAFPLDAFNTVVQVNLIGTFNVLRLAAERIAKTEPVGGEERGVIINTASVAAFDGQIGQAAYSASKGGVVGMTLPIARDLSRELIRVCTIAPGLFKTPLLGSLPEEAQKSLGQQVPHPARLGDPDEYGALAVHIVENPMLNGEVIRLDGAIRMAPR; translated from the coding sequence GTGGAAATCAAGGATTCGGTAGCAGTTGTGACCGGTGGCGCGTCGGGCCTGGGCCTGGCCACCACCAAACGGCTGCTCGAGCGCGGTGCATCCGTCGTCGTGATCGACCTCAAGGGCGAAGACGCGGTCAAGGAACTGGGCGCCCGTGCCCGCTTCGTGGAGGCCAACGTCACCGACCCGGATTCGGTGTCGGCCGCGCTGGACGTCGCCGAGGAGATGGGCCCGCTGCGGATCAACGTCAACTGCGCCGGCATCGGTAACGCCATCAAGACGCTGAGCAAGAACGGCGCCTTCCCGCTCGACGCCTTCAACACCGTCGTGCAGGTCAACCTCATCGGCACCTTCAACGTGCTGCGCCTGGCCGCCGAGCGGATCGCCAAGACCGAGCCGGTGGGCGGCGAAGAGCGCGGCGTCATCATCAACACCGCCTCGGTCGCGGCCTTCGACGGCCAGATCGGTCAGGCCGCGTACTCGGCTTCCAAGGGCGGCGTGGTCGGGATGACCCTGCCGATCGCCCGCGACCTCTCACGCGAACTGATCCGCGTATGCACCATCGCTCCCGGCCTGTTCAAGACCCCGCTGCTCGGCTCGCTGCCCGAGGAGGCGCAGAAGTCGCTGGGGCAGCAGGTGCCCCACCCGGCCCGTCTCGGGGACCCGGACGAGTACGGCGCGCTCGCGGTCCATATTGTGGAGAACCCGATGCTCAACGGCGAGGTGATCCGCCTCGACGGCGCGATCCGCATGGCGCCTCGCTGA
- a CDS encoding nitronate monooxygenase family protein has product MAIRTKFTEVFGVEHPIAQGGMQWVGRAELVAAVANAGALGFITALTQPTPADLANEIAKTRDLTDKPFGVNLTILPSINPPPYDEYRQVIVDSGIKIVETAGSNPAPHLPMFHDNGIKVLHKCTSVRHAVKAQSLGVDGISIDGFECAGHPGEDDVPGLVLIPAAANQIEIPMIASGGFGDARGLVAALALGADGINMGTRFMCTVESCIHQNVKEAIVAGDERGTELIFRPLRNTARVASNTVSREVVQILNDGGQFEDVKDLVAGVRGRKVFDDGDLDAGIWTVGTVMGLINDIPTCGELVSRIVTEAEELITNRLAGMVEVKAGSVA; this is encoded by the coding sequence ATGGCAATCAGGACGAAGTTCACCGAGGTATTCGGGGTCGAGCACCCCATTGCCCAGGGTGGTATGCAGTGGGTGGGTCGCGCGGAGTTGGTGGCTGCGGTGGCGAATGCGGGGGCGTTGGGTTTCATCACCGCGTTGACGCAGCCGACGCCGGCGGATCTGGCCAATGAGATCGCCAAGACGCGGGATCTGACCGACAAGCCGTTCGGGGTGAACCTGACGATTCTGCCGTCGATCAACCCGCCGCCGTATGACGAGTACCGGCAGGTGATCGTCGATTCGGGGATCAAGATCGTGGAGACGGCGGGGTCGAATCCGGCGCCGCATCTGCCGATGTTCCATGACAACGGGATCAAGGTGTTGCACAAGTGCACCTCGGTGCGGCATGCGGTCAAGGCGCAGAGCCTGGGTGTCGACGGCATCAGCATCGATGGTTTCGAGTGTGCGGGTCATCCCGGTGAGGACGATGTTCCGGGGTTGGTGTTGATCCCGGCGGCGGCCAATCAGATCGAGATCCCGATGATCGCCTCCGGCGGGTTCGGTGACGCCCGGGGCCTGGTGGCCGCGTTGGCGTTGGGTGCCGACGGCATCAACATGGGAACGCGGTTCATGTGCACCGTCGAGTCCTGCATCCACCAGAACGTCAAGGAAGCCATCGTCGCCGGCGACGAGCGCGGCACCGAGCTGATCTTCCGCCCGCTGCGCAACACCGCTCGGGTGGCCTCCAACACGGTCTCGCGTGAGGTGGTGCAGATTCTCAACGACGGCGGTCAGTTCGAGGACGTCAAGGACCTGGTCGCCGGTGTGCGTGGCCGCAAGGTCTTCGACGACGGTGATCTCGACGCCGGCATCTGGACCGTCGGCACCGTGATGGGCCTGATCAACGACATCCCGACCTGCGGCGAGCTGGTGTCCCGGATCGTCACCGAGGCCGAGGAACTGATCACCAACCGGCTCGCCGGCATGGTGGAGGTGAAGGCCGGGTCGGTCGCCTAG
- a CDS encoding DoxX family protein, which yields MTTEFDAHLSTSGRNFGLLTLRLAVGATMLQAGLKKLFDFSTVVENMEQSGWRMPQLAATLVTAAEALGGLGLLLGLLTPLAAMAVLAAMIDAWAVNVAAAAFWSDPFNMPFLLGFGALALLFTGAGVFSLDERFWGRGSWPRLVSVTLLVVAVAAAVVTWVALNGTNPLHLTTPAG from the coding sequence ATGACAACTGAATTCGACGCCCATCTGTCCACGTCAGGCCGTAATTTCGGGCTCTTGACGCTGCGCTTGGCGGTGGGCGCGACAATGCTGCAGGCGGGCCTGAAGAAGCTCTTCGACTTCTCGACGGTGGTCGAGAACATGGAACAGAGTGGCTGGCGAATGCCGCAGCTGGCGGCGACCCTGGTGACGGCGGCGGAAGCTCTCGGCGGCCTCGGCCTGCTGCTGGGCCTGTTGACACCTCTGGCCGCGATGGCCGTGCTTGCCGCGATGATCGACGCGTGGGCGGTCAACGTCGCGGCCGCCGCCTTCTGGTCGGATCCGTTCAATATGCCGTTCCTGCTCGGCTTCGGAGCGCTAGCGCTGTTGTTCACCGGCGCCGGCGTCTTCTCGCTGGACGAACGGTTCTGGGGCCGGGGCAGCTGGCCTCGGCTGGTTTCGGTGACGTTGCTGGTGGTCGCCGTCGCGGCGGCCGTGGTGACCTGGGTCGCGCTCAACGGCACCAACCCGCTGCACCTCACCACGCCTGCGGGCTGA
- a CDS encoding MMPL family transporter, which yields MLHRIARLAIVAPRRIIAGAALLMVAAAIFGVPVAKSLSAGGFQDPTAESSEATRLLTEKFSRGDMQLVFTVASDAGAQSPAARAAGLAVVEAVDASPHIAYVTSTWTAPPPVAADMVSADGTIGLIVAGITGGENYAQRHAQALVDSIADTVLPAHPDVTVTPGGQALVYSQITKQTEHDLLLMESIAIPLSFLVLVWVFGGLLAAALPMAVGGLAIVGSMAVLRLVTHFTDVSIFALNLTIALGLALAIDYTLLIISRYRDELADGVPAEEALVRTLGTAGRTVLFSATTVGLSMAAMILFPMYFLKSFAYAGIATVAFAAFAAVIVTPAAIVLLGPRLNALDVRRLLRRILRRPEPTPKPVDHLFWYRSTKFVVRRAVPIGLAGVVLLLLAGAPFLGVKWGFPDDRVLPASASAHQVGDQLRDDFSDNSDTAVTVVVPDAAGVAPADFDRYAAELSRVADVSAVSAPTGTFIDGARVGPPVGATGIADGSAFLTVSSDAPLFSDASERQLDALHAVAGPGDRAVQLTGIAQINRDSVQAILSLLPVVLGVIAVITFLLLFLLTGSVVLPLKALVLNVLSLTAAFGALVWIFQEGHLGALGTTPTGTLVANMPVLLFCIAFGLAMDYEVFLISRIREFWLASGRTRADNDESVALGLARTGRVITAAALVMSISFAALIAAQVSFMRMFGLGLTLAVLVDATLVRMVLVPAFMHVLGRWNWWAPKPLVRLHERIGISESGEPTAVGPTPEGRPASKADTG from the coding sequence ATGCTGCACAGAATCGCTCGGTTGGCCATCGTCGCGCCACGACGCATCATCGCGGGCGCGGCGCTGCTCATGGTGGCCGCCGCGATATTCGGGGTGCCGGTGGCCAAGAGCCTGTCCGCGGGCGGGTTCCAGGATCCGACGGCCGAATCCTCGGAAGCCACCCGACTGCTCACCGAGAAATTCTCCCGGGGCGACATGCAACTGGTGTTCACCGTCGCCTCCGACGCCGGCGCGCAGAGCCCGGCCGCCCGGGCCGCGGGCCTCGCCGTCGTCGAGGCCGTCGACGCCTCCCCACACATCGCCTACGTGACGTCGACATGGACCGCGCCGCCGCCGGTCGCCGCCGACATGGTGAGCGCCGATGGCACCATCGGGCTGATCGTCGCCGGGATCACCGGCGGCGAGAACTACGCCCAGCGCCACGCCCAGGCCCTGGTGGACTCCATCGCCGACACGGTGCTGCCGGCGCACCCCGACGTCACGGTCACGCCCGGCGGGCAGGCGCTGGTCTACTCGCAGATCACCAAGCAGACCGAACACGACCTGCTGTTGATGGAGTCGATCGCGATCCCGCTCAGCTTCCTCGTACTGGTCTGGGTGTTCGGCGGGCTGTTGGCCGCGGCCCTGCCGATGGCCGTGGGCGGCCTGGCCATCGTGGGGTCGATGGCGGTGCTGCGACTGGTCACCCATTTCACCGATGTGTCGATCTTCGCGCTCAACCTGACCATCGCGTTGGGCCTGGCGCTGGCCATCGACTACACGTTGCTGATCATCAGCCGCTACCGCGACGAGTTGGCCGACGGCGTCCCGGCCGAGGAGGCGCTGGTGCGCACCCTCGGAACCGCGGGGCGCACCGTGCTGTTCTCCGCCACGACGGTGGGGCTGTCCATGGCGGCGATGATCCTGTTCCCGATGTACTTCCTGAAGTCCTTCGCCTACGCCGGCATCGCCACCGTGGCCTTCGCCGCGTTCGCGGCGGTGATCGTGACGCCGGCGGCGATCGTGTTGCTCGGGCCGCGGCTCAACGCCCTGGACGTGCGGCGGCTGCTCCGAAGAATCCTGCGCCGGCCCGAGCCCACGCCCAAGCCGGTGGACCACCTGTTCTGGTATCGCTCGACGAAGTTCGTGGTGCGCCGAGCGGTGCCGATCGGCCTGGCCGGCGTGGTGCTGTTGCTGCTGGCCGGTGCGCCCTTCCTCGGGGTGAAGTGGGGCTTCCCCGACGACCGGGTGCTGCCCGCCAGCGCCTCGGCGCACCAGGTCGGCGACCAGCTGCGCGACGACTTCTCCGACAACTCCGACACCGCCGTGACCGTCGTCGTGCCGGACGCGGCGGGCGTGGCGCCCGCCGACTTCGACCGCTATGCCGCCGAGCTGTCCCGGGTCGCGGATGTGTCCGCGGTGAGCGCGCCCACCGGAACGTTCATCGACGGTGCCCGGGTGGGCCCGCCGGTGGGCGCCACCGGAATTGCCGACGGCAGTGCGTTTCTGACCGTTTCGAGCGACGCCCCGCTGTTCTCCGACGCCTCCGAGCGGCAGCTCGACGCACTGCATGCCGTCGCCGGCCCGGGTGACCGGGCGGTGCAGCTCACCGGGATCGCCCAGATCAACCGGGACAGCGTCCAGGCCATCCTGTCCCTGCTGCCGGTGGTGCTCGGTGTCATCGCGGTGATCACCTTCCTGCTGCTGTTCCTGCTGACCGGAAGTGTGGTGCTACCGCTGAAAGCGCTTGTCCTCAACGTGCTTTCGCTGACGGCGGCGTTCGGGGCGCTGGTCTGGATCTTCCAGGAGGGGCACCTCGGCGCGCTGGGGACCACCCCGACCGGGACGCTGGTGGCCAACATGCCGGTCCTGCTTTTCTGCATCGCCTTCGGGTTGGCGATGGATTACGAGGTGTTCCTGATCTCCCGGATCCGGGAGTTCTGGCTGGCCAGCGGGCGAACCCGGGCCGACAACGACGAGAGCGTGGCGCTGGGGTTGGCCCGCACCGGACGGGTGATCACCGCGGCGGCGCTGGTGATGTCGATTTCGTTTGCCGCGTTGATCGCCGCGCAGGTGTCGTTCATGCGGATGTTCGGGCTTGGGCTGACGCTGGCGGTGCTGGTCGACGCCACCCTGGTGCGGATGGTGCTGGTCCCGGCGTTCATGCATGTTCTCGGGCGATGGAACTGGTGGGCGCCCAAGCCGTTGGTGCGTCTGCACGAGCGCATCGGCATCAGCGAGTCCGGCGAACCCACCGCGGTCGGGCCGACGCCCGAAGGCCGTCCGGCGAGCAAGGCGGACACCGGATGA